In Podospora pseudoanserina strain CBS 124.78 chromosome 5, whole genome shotgun sequence, a single window of DNA contains:
- a CDS encoding hypothetical protein (EggNog:ENOG503PFH4) — translation MARLQDLPVELLTKIVEDFCWCRSPPPHADCHCLTIRCEAHLGREETGLEADYETLAALCLTSRLFNDLATKHLYHYIPDLDSDAQWWLLLRTLVTRRDLGQHVRSLDIVTRDYKTTPDYPEVERYLQDQVKALQARRVEAGGKLSPWEEREFSTGASNYLISLLTSLCPNVESIRARLTGDSFNFCGAQTMSMLKKVAFEWYDTEGGICLAGLRNLLQAAPSIESMIISPFSQEDDDKLDLTLNKLTYLELRHSMVGAGALDSIYKLCPNLEIFKYETGDACIGYEQFAPQDLQRATLNHARKLRMLMMKEGPGRWEELYDEHLHPGVYEDALVELDAALKARGIECRITPLEDESV, via the coding sequence ATGGCCCGTCTTCAGGACCTCCCCGTTGAGCTTCTTACAAAGATTGTCGAGGATTTCTGCTGGTGTCGATCACCTCCGCCTCACGCAGATTGCCATTGTCTGACGATACGGTGCGAAGCCCATCTTGGCAGAGAGGAGACTGGCCTCGAGGCTGATTATGAGACGCTTGCCGCACTCTGCCTGACGTCCAGGCTGTTCAACGATCTCGCCACAAAGCACTTGTACCACTACATCCCGGATCTCGACTCGGACGCTCAGTGGTGGCTGCTCCTTCGAACACTGGTTACTCGCCGTGACCTTGGCCAACATGTCCGATCACTAGACATAGTGACCCGGGATTATAAAACGACACCAGATTACCCGGAAGTTGAAAGATATCTGCAGGACCAGGTGAAAGCCTTGCAAGCTCGGCGGGTAGAGGCTGGCGGAAAACTCTCACCATGGGAAGAACGGGAATTCAGCACTGGGGCGAGCAACTATCTAATCAGTCTCTTGACATCTTTGTGTCCCAACGTGGAGAGCATTCGCGCCCGGCTCACCGGGGATTCCTTCAATTTCTGTGGCGCTCAGACGATGTCGATGTTGAAAAAGGTTGCGTTCGAGTGGTACGATACAGAAGGCGGAATCTGTCTTGCTGGTCTCCGAAACCTTCTTCAGGCCGCTCCCAGCATTGAGAGCATGATAATCTCACCCTTCAGtcaggaggatgacgacaaGCTTGACTTGACGCTAAACAAACTCACCTATTTGGAACTGAGGCACTCCATGGTGGGGGCTGGAGCTTTGGATTCCATCTACAAGTTGTGCCCAAACCTCGAGATATTCAAGTATGAGACCGGGGACGCCTGCATTGGCTATGAGCAGTTTGCACCCCAGGACCTTCAGCGGGCGACTCTAAACCATGCTCGGAAGCTCaggatgctgatgatgaaggaAGGCCCTGGCAGATGGGAAGAATTGTATGACGAACACCTGCATCCAGGCGTGTACGAAGATGCCTTGGTGGAATTGGATGCTGCACTGAAGGCTCGGGGGATTGAGTGCAGGATAACGCCGTTGGAGGACGAAAGTGTATAG
- a CDS encoding hypothetical protein (COG:S; EggNog:ENOG503P8J6), protein MRRYLPFTSWDKLPSCGVLGLVLLTFVAGKIGGRGGYISIPGSLSDDGLWWSRQLCLVLGVMTMARLWFVGAAALGVSLASAQAVISAQGCTSRSFTIPSWFVEDLTATEGGASFSLLNRATNQTAEYTCQGGNCSAEEEIEDLVASVQISGTRASVSVNQTWSCSDRTPETKFTAAGTASVPLTDGKADSSPLLVKGSLLQPVALTPRYNEGPTGHDTPGCLAKSENPSWVLSHVIWADQDGDEITSVKEQRLTFILTNLANGYEASCMSQGPVATNIFCAGTEFQSFTIGRYSISTAVQLDPATYSVTVSQTWFCDDHNPAKPLQISATGTLPLPLSCTTEPIPSSPTHLKKFCTVPTTDSTVSLTGTLGTVVTLQPYSIEDPVPATQDSCTLSSIYSPKWQFSYFSTYNGSISFEIILQTNRGFRYPNPVYQGKSAGDGWWECEMGYDGGAQVPEGPLWPYKCQFRWDEGRKELSLRAEWECLELDAENPVRFSGVSTATVNSNIVCEKVEHREYTDEPLGEGEELTIPEPVGVVDYCYTENPSYAWVGDVKDVTWTSGKSL, encoded by the exons ATGCgtaggtacctaccttttACCTCGTGGGATAAATTGCCGTCGTGcggggttttggggttggttcTCCTCACGTTCGTGGCGGGGAAGATAGGGGGTCGGGGAGGGTATATATCCATCCCGGGTTCTTTGTCTGATGATGGATTGTGGTGGTCTCGTCAATTGtgtcttgttcttggagtgatgacgatggctcgtctttggtttgttggtgcAGCGGCTCTTGGGGTCTCGCTGGCTTCGGCGCAAGCGGTGATTTCTGCTCAGGGGTGCACGTCGAGATCGTTTACTATTCCGAGTTGGTTTGTCGAGGACCTTACTGCTACTGAAGGGGGGGCGTCGTTTTCGCTTTTGAACCGGGCGACGAACCAGACAGCTGAGTACACTTGCCAGGGGGGCAATTGCTCGGCGGAGGAAGAGATCGAGGACCTGGTTGCGTCGGTCCAGATCTCCGGGACGAGAGCGAGTGTTTCGGTCAACCAGACATGGTCTTGCAGTGACCGCACCCCCGA AACAAAGTTCACCGCCGCCGGAACAGCCTCCGTCCCCCTCACCGACGGCAAAGCAGAcagctcccccctcctcgtcaaggggtccctcctccaacccgTCGCCCTCACCCCCAGATACAACGAAGGCCCCACAGGCCACGACACCCCCGGGTGCCTCGCCAAGTCCGAAAACCCCAGCTGGGTCCTCTCACACGTCATCTGGGCCGACCAAGACGGCGACGAGATCACCTCGGTCAAAGAGCAGCGTCTAACCTTCATCCTtaccaacctcgccaacgGCTACGAGGCAAGCTGCATGTCCCAGGGCCCCGTAGCAACCAACATTTTCTGCGCCGGCACCGAGTTCCAATCCTTTACCATCGGCCGCTACAGCATCTCCACAGCAGTCCAGCTCGATCCCGCAACCTACAGCGTGACCGTAAGCCAGACTTGGTTTTGCGACGATCACAACCCAGCTAAGCC CCTCCAAATCTCCGCCACcggaaccctccccctccccctctcatGCACCACCGagcccatcccctcctcgcccactCACCTCAAGAAATTCTGCACAGTCCCCACGACCGACTCGACCGTTTCTCTCACAGGCACCCTCGGCACGGTCGTCACCCTCCAGCCGTACTCCATCGAGGACCCCGTCCCTGCCACCCAAGACTCGTGCACCCTCTCCTCGATCTACAGTCCCAAATGGCAGTTTTCGTATTTCAGTACCTACAACGGCTCGATATCGTTTGAGATTATCCTCCAGACAAACAGGGGGTTTAGATACCCTAATCCCGTTTACCAGGGCAAGTCTgccggggatgggtggtgggagtgtgAGATGGGgtatgatggtggtgctcaGGTGCCCGAGGGGCCGTTGTGGCCATACAAATGCCAGTTTAGGtgggatgaggggaggaaggagttgAGTTTGAGGGCTGAGTGGGAGTGTTTGGAGTTGGATGCCGAGAATCc GGTCCGCTTCTCGGGAGTGTCGACCGCCAccgtcaacagcaacattGTTTGCGAAAAGGTCGAGCATAGGGAGTACACCGACGAGCCGCTCGGGGAAGGCGAAGAGCTGACGATTCCTGAGCCGGTGGGCGTGGTCGACTATTGCTACACTGAGAATCCGAGTTATGCCTGGGTTGGGGACGTTAAGGATGTCACTTGGACTTCGGGGAAGAGTTTgtga
- a CDS encoding hypothetical protein (COG:G; EggNog:ENOG503NZDK), giving the protein MSLHLCNPTTFSSLPLPVSASLLSLTTTPVTNYSASVPAIYRLTAPAIAYTNLSFCNITLTYTHPGQNDSIIIETWLPAASSSSNLTTNPTNHWNSRLLAVGGGGYQAGRFDLSYAGMQGGLGEGYATITTDAGLGSDTTARRWALLSEGNVNLYNLLNLGSASLGDMGLIGKEIIKAFYGKGPEYSYFNGCSQGGRQGMVLAQRFPGLFDGIVAGAPAVYWSEAMGGFQWPQVVMNEGGEWPFGCEVDAIGEEATKQCDELDGMVDGIVQEVEGCLRVFDPFGMVGREVECAQLGGRVITITEAAAAVVNKTWHGRERVDGRKVWYGLVPGSDLTVNGSGIVATNCTEEGCVGRANPLGKDWFELFVEKSSTADVSNMTHRELDRYVKATKQDFGSLLETDDTDLAEFKRQGGKLISWHGLIDQLLSPKATERYYQDVSAIVSETKEFYRHYEVPGLEHCFGGPSGNPLELLGQLRAWVEQGIAPEASPVNVTRLDGTTEARVVCPYPQKAKFDASCIGGACWTCEDAIRPPL; this is encoded by the coding sequence atgtccCTTCACCTCTGCAACCCCActaccttctcctccctccccctccccgtctccgcctccctcctctcccttaccaccaccccggTAACCAACTACTCTGCCTCCGTCCCAGCCATCTACCGCCTCACCGCCCCCGCAATCGCCtacaccaacctctccttctgcaACATCACCCTAACCTACACCCACCCAGGCCAAAAcgacagcatcatcatcgaaACCTGGCTACCCGccgcctcatcatcatccaacctcaccaccaaccccaccaaccactGGAACTCCCGCCTCCTAGCCGTAGGAGGAGGCGGCTACCAAGCCGGCCGCTTCGACCTCTCCTACGCCGGTATGCAAGGCGGCCTAGGAGAAGGCTAcgcaaccatcaccaccgacgccGGCCTCGGGtccgacaccaccgcccgtCGGTGGGCGCTGCTAAGCGAGGGAAATGTGAACTTGTATAACCTCCTCAATCTGGGGAGCGCAAGTCTTGGTGATATGGGCTTGATAGGTAAAGAAATCATCAAGGCTTTTTACGGAAAGGGGCCGGAATACAGCTACTTCAATGGGTGTTCCCAGGGCGGGAGGCAAGGGATGGTACTTGCGCAGAGGTTTCCGGGCTTGTTTGACGGGATTGTTGCCGGGGCGCCGGCGGTGTATTGGAGTGAGGCGATGGGCGGGTTTCAGTGGCCgcaggtggtgatgaatgaggggggggagtggcCGTTCGGTTGTGAGGTTGATGCtattggggaggaggccacGAAGCAGTGTGATGagttggatgggatggtggatgggattgtgcaagaggtggaggggtgttTGCGGGTGTTTGATCCgtttgggatggtggggagggaggttgagtgTGCTCagttgggagggagggtgatCACGATcacggaggcggcggcggcggtggtgaacAAGACTTGGcatgggagggagagggtggatgggaggaaggtgtGGTATGGGCTTGTGCCGGGGAGTGATTTGACTGTGAATGGGTCTGGGATTGTGGCGACGAATTGTACCGAGGAGGGGTGTGTTGGAAGGGCAAACCCGCTTGGGAAGGACTGGTTTGAGTTGTTTGTTGAGAAGAGCTCGACGGCGGATGTTTCCAACATGACCCACAGGGAGCTGGATCGCTATGTGAAAGCCACCAAACAGGACTTTGGTTCTTTGCTCGAGACAGACGACACAGACTTGGCTGAGTTTAAGAGACAAGGCGGCAAGTTGATCAGCTGGCATGGGCTGATCGATCAGCTCTTGTCCCCCAAGGCCACCGAGCGGTATTATCAGGATGTGTCTGCCATTGTGTCGGAGACAAAGGAGTTCTACCGACATTACGAAGTCCCTGGTCTTGAGCATTGCTTTGGCGGCCCGAGTGGAAACCCCCTCGAGCTGTTGGGACAACTGCGGGCTTGGGTCGAGCAGGGCATTGCTCCTGAGGCTTCGCCCGTGAATGTGACTAGGTTGGATGGCACGACTGAGGCTAGGGTAGTGTGCCCGTATCCTCAAAAGGCCAAATTCGATGCGTCTTGCATAGGGGGGGCGTGTTGGACCTGTGAGGATGCGATCCGCCCTCCGCTTTAG